One Paenibacillus riograndensis SBR5 DNA segment encodes these proteins:
- a CDS encoding UbiA-like polyprenyltransferase: MLKKIGIFLQMIKFEHTVFALPFAFMGALLGSVVMFGALPSWGQIGWIVVAMFGARSAAMGLNRLIDRFSDAKNPRTAGRAIPAGLLKVGEVSLFIAFSFFLLFWAAFKLNPLSAKLLPIAVFLLVFYSFTKRFTWACHLILGLTIALAPLGGWVGVTGTVDWTSMVFYFTIVFWTAGFDIIYSCQDVEFDKKEGLYSIPVRFGVARALTIAKVFHMLTGIGFVSLLFITDLSWWYVAGMLIAYIILFYEHHIVSPSDLSRLQTAFFTMNGVLSIVVFSFTLIDLVVQFYK; this comes from the coding sequence ATGCTTAAGAAAATCGGCATTTTTTTGCAAATGATCAAGTTTGAACACACCGTTTTTGCTTTGCCTTTCGCTTTTATGGGCGCCCTGCTGGGTTCGGTCGTGATGTTTGGGGCCTTGCCCTCCTGGGGCCAGATCGGCTGGATTGTAGTAGCCATGTTCGGCGCACGCAGCGCGGCCATGGGGCTGAACCGGCTGATTGACCGGTTCAGCGACGCCAAGAACCCCCGTACAGCCGGCAGAGCCATCCCGGCCGGACTGCTCAAGGTTGGAGAGGTGTCCCTGTTTATCGCCTTCTCTTTCTTTTTGCTGTTCTGGGCTGCATTCAAGCTGAACCCTTTATCGGCCAAGCTGCTGCCGATCGCAGTATTTCTTCTTGTTTTTTACTCATTCACGAAACGCTTCACCTGGGCCTGCCACCTGATCCTTGGTTTGACAATTGCGCTCGCCCCTCTCGGGGGCTGGGTTGGCGTCACCGGAACCGTGGACTGGACTTCCATGGTATTCTATTTCACGATTGTATTCTGGACAGCGGGCTTTGATATTATCTATTCCTGCCAGGACGTTGAATTCGACAAGAAGGAAGGCCTTTATTCTATTCCTGTCCGCTTTGGCGTGGCCCGTGCACTGACCATTGCCAAGGTGTTCCACATGCTGACGGGCATCGGCTTTGTTTCACTGCTGTTTATTACCGATCTTAGCTGGTGGTATGTGGCAGGGATGCTGATCGCCTACATTATTCTTTTTTATGAACACCATATTGTTTCTCCAAGCGACCTTAGCCGGCTGCAGACCGCGTTCTTCACCATGAACGGTGTGCTGAGCATAGTAGTATTTTCCTTTACCCTGATTGACTTGGTGGTGCAATTCTACAAATGA
- the trpE gene encoding anthranilate synthase component I, with translation MTNPRVEEVLSLSREYNLIPVVTRLLADMETPIRLFQRFAGQDRAFLLESVEGGIQWARYSFIGSDPFLMVSGKKGEVHVEVGGEKRRLSGKPVEELKALLRSYRSPKLDGMPPFTGGAIGFFGYDLLQYYEKLSAHAVDDLNMDDIRFMFCDRIIVFDHVKQQILLVGNLHIKDGDTDSDIRAGYEELSRKLENMAEELQKEGPKENVNRRSIPQDIELGEIHSNLTREQYISNVEQAKEYIRAGDIFQVVLSQRLHIETEVSPLHVYRMLRTLNPSPYMYYLKMDEEIIVGTSPEALVKVDGGRVETRPIAGTRPRGENEAQDRALAAELLEDEKERAEHLMLVDLGRNDLGRVSKFGTVKCDSFMEIERYSHVMHIVSNVSGTLDEGKDFFDAFLSCLPAGTVSGAPKLRAMEIIAELEREARGAYAGAIGYLGFSGNMDSCITIRTIIFRKGRAYVQAGAGIVWDSVPEKEYEETVNKAKAMLKAIRMAEAMFPAEVKEKQVINQDYMYEYTP, from the coding sequence GTGACGAATCCAAGAGTAGAAGAAGTGCTGTCGCTGTCGCGGGAATATAATCTGATCCCTGTAGTTACGCGGCTGCTCGCCGATATGGAGACACCCATCCGGTTATTCCAGCGGTTTGCCGGGCAGGACCGGGCCTTTTTGCTGGAGAGTGTAGAGGGCGGGATACAATGGGCCCGTTATTCTTTTATCGGCAGTGACCCCTTCCTGATGGTCTCCGGCAAAAAAGGCGAAGTCCATGTAGAGGTCGGCGGCGAGAAGAGACGGCTGTCCGGCAAACCCGTCGAGGAGCTGAAAGCACTGCTCCGCTCATACCGCAGTCCCAAGCTGGACGGGATGCCTCCTTTTACAGGCGGGGCCATCGGATTCTTCGGCTATGATCTGCTGCAGTATTATGAGAAGCTCTCCGCCCACGCAGTCGATGATTTGAATATGGATGATATCCGCTTCATGTTCTGCGACCGCATTATCGTATTCGATCATGTGAAACAGCAGATTCTCCTGGTGGGCAACCTGCATATCAAGGACGGGGATACGGATTCCGATATCCGGGCCGGATATGAGGAACTGAGCCGGAAGCTTGAGAATATGGCTGAAGAGCTTCAGAAGGAAGGACCGAAGGAAAACGTCAACCGGCGCAGCATTCCACAGGACATTGAACTGGGCGAGATCCATTCGAACCTTACCAGGGAACAGTACATCAGCAATGTGGAACAGGCGAAGGAATATATCCGGGCGGGGGATATTTTTCAGGTGGTGCTGTCCCAGCGGCTGCACATTGAAACAGAAGTATCTCCGCTGCATGTCTACCGGATGCTTCGGACGCTGAATCCTTCACCCTATATGTATTATCTGAAAATGGATGAGGAAATCATCGTCGGCACTTCACCCGAGGCGCTCGTCAAGGTGGACGGAGGCCGTGTGGAGACCCGTCCCATCGCCGGGACCCGTCCCCGTGGTGAGAACGAAGCGCAGGACCGGGCGCTGGCCGCTGAACTGCTGGAGGACGAGAAGGAACGGGCAGAGCATCTGATGCTGGTGGATCTGGGCCGCAATGACCTGGGCAGAGTATCCAAATTCGGTACGGTAAAATGCGATTCCTTCATGGAAATCGAGAGGTACTCGCATGTGATGCATATCGTCTCGAATGTGTCAGGGACACTCGACGAGGGCAAGGATTTCTTCGATGCCTTCCTCTCCTGTCTTCCGGCAGGAACGGTATCGGGTGCGCCGAAGCTGCGGGCGATGGAAATCATCGCCGAACTGGAACGGGAAGCGAGAGGCGCTTACGCCGGAGCCATCGGCTATCTCGGATTTTCCGGAAATATGGATTCCTGCATTACAATCCGCACCATCATTTTCCGCAAAGGCCGGGCTTATGTGCAGGCTGGGGCAGGGATCGTGTGGGATTCGGTTCCCGAGAAGGAATATGAGGAGACCGTCAACAAGGCCAAAGCGATGCTGAAGGCGATCCGGATGGCAGAAGCCATGTTCCCGGCCGAAGTTAAAGAAAAACAGGTAATCAACCAGGATTACATGTATGAATATACCCCTTGA
- a CDS encoding CheR family methyltransferase: MAEREEAATAPDPDYTGFIHNVKQSTGIDLAQYKEAQMKRRLTTLRMKNGYQSFSDFFAAMMKDKALFYEFLDRMTINVSEFWRNPNRWEVLRDVILPELQRSGRRLKLWSAACSTGEEPYTLAMILSDKNILAQTGILATDIDDGALAKAKQGIYLERSLKDVPKDVAGRYFTPEGPVFKVSEGLKKNIDFRKQNLLLDKFDEGFDLIICRNVMIYFTEEAKNKLYHKFSASLRPGGYLFVGSTEQIFTPAQYGFESTETFFYRKK, from the coding sequence ATGGCTGAACGAGAAGAAGCAGCAACAGCACCAGACCCGGATTACACCGGATTTATCCATAACGTTAAGCAAAGCACCGGAATTGACCTGGCGCAGTATAAGGAAGCGCAGATGAAACGGCGTCTGACCACGCTGCGGATGAAGAACGGCTATCAGTCCTTCAGCGATTTTTTCGCCGCAATGATGAAGGACAAAGCCTTGTTCTATGAATTCCTGGACCGCATGACCATCAATGTCTCGGAATTCTGGCGCAACCCGAACCGCTGGGAGGTCCTGCGGGATGTCATTCTGCCTGAACTGCAGCGTTCGGGCCGCAGGCTGAAGCTGTGGAGCGCTGCCTGCTCCACCGGCGAAGAGCCGTACACACTGGCGATGATCCTCTCCGACAAAAACATTCTGGCCCAGACCGGCATTCTGGCGACAGACATTGATGACGGGGCACTGGCCAAAGCGAAGCAGGGCATCTACCTGGAGCGGTCGCTGAAGGATGTGCCGAAGGATGTCGCCGGCCGCTATTTTACACCGGAAGGGCCGGTGTTCAAGGTCAGTGAAGGACTCAAGAAAAATATCGATTTCCGCAAGCAGAACCTGCTGCTGGATAAGTTTGATGAAGGCTTCGACTTGATCATCTGCCGCAATGTCATGATATATTTTACGGAGGAAGCCAAAAACAAGCTGTACCATAAGTTTTCAGCCAGCCTGCGTCCGGGCGGGTATCTGTTCGTAGGCAGCACGGAGCAGATTTTCACGCCGGCGCAGTACGGATTCGAATCGACGGAAACGTTCTTTTACCGCAAGAAATAA
- a CDS encoding menaquinone biosynthesis protein, whose amino-acid sequence MNDPEPTVIGKISYTNSWPVFHNFHTSSLSFPAEMVSEVPAVLNQGMTSGSIHVGALSSFAYAAASERLLLLPDLSVSSDGPVKSILMFSRVPLAQVASGTIAVTNTSATSVNLLKILMAKALNGKPEYISAAPDLDQMMAGADACLLIGDHAIRASWQDQGYIVTDLGGLWKEWTGFGMTFAVWAVNREAARMRPEAVAEIADAFVESKRRGRQNLAPIIREACSAIGGSAAYWDTYFRNLCYDFGERQQEGLNLYFRYAYELGLLQREVKMEMWSQNLLTRVNE is encoded by the coding sequence ATGAATGATCCTGAACCTACCGTTATCGGTAAAATCAGCTATACCAATTCCTGGCCGGTATTTCACAATTTCCACACCTCTTCCTTAAGCTTTCCCGCAGAGATGGTGAGCGAGGTGCCAGCCGTTCTTAATCAAGGTATGACCAGCGGAAGTATTCATGTGGGAGCCTTGTCCTCTTTTGCCTACGCGGCTGCAAGCGAACGGCTGCTGCTGCTGCCGGATTTGTCGGTTAGCTCCGATGGACCGGTGAAGTCCATTCTGATGTTTTCACGTGTGCCGCTGGCACAGGTCGCCTCAGGAACGATTGCTGTAACCAATACTTCGGCCACATCGGTCAATTTGCTGAAGATCCTGATGGCAAAAGCATTGAACGGCAAACCTGAATATATCAGCGCCGCACCTGATCTGGACCAGATGATGGCCGGGGCGGATGCCTGCCTGCTGATCGGTGATCATGCGATCCGGGCTTCGTGGCAGGATCAGGGCTATATCGTTACTGACCTTGGCGGGCTGTGGAAGGAATGGACCGGATTCGGGATGACTTTTGCCGTCTGGGCCGTGAACCGGGAGGCTGCCCGAATGAGACCGGAGGCAGTGGCTGAAATCGCCGACGCCTTTGTGGAGAGCAAGAGACGCGGCCGGCAGAATCTGGCGCCCATTATCCGGGAGGCCTGCTCAGCTATCGGGGGTTCAGCAGCCTATTGGGACACGTACTTCCGTAATTTATGTTATGACTTTGGGGAAAGGCAACAGGAAGGGCTGAACCTCTATTTCCGCTACGCCTACGAGCTGGGTCTGCTGCAGCGTGAAGTGAAGATGGAGATGTGGAGCCAAAATCTGCTGACACGGGTGAACGAATGA
- the aroC gene encoding chorismate synthase, with amino-acid sequence MSLRYLTAGETHGPQLTAIIEGLPSNLTLDFEELNFQLQRRQKGYGRGRRMQIEKDSAEIVGGVRHGYTTGAPVALVVENKDWTHWKNIMNIEPIPGSDEEKRRVNRPRPGHADLNGGLKYNLTDLRNVLERSSARETAARVAVGAVARQLLAAFGVKIAGQVIRIGEIEAPANDLPVDELIEQTEASSVRVVDKETEKKMEAYIDKIKEEGDSIGGIVECIVEGLPVGLGSHVQSDRKLDGAIAGAVMSINAFKGVEIGIGFEAGKLRGSQVHDEIMYEASRGYYRASNRLGGFEGGMTNGMPVVVRGVMKPIPTLYKPLQSVDIDTKEPFTAQVERSDACAVPAACVVLENVVAWEIAKAFMDKFGGDSIEEIRANYNNYQAQLESY; translated from the coding sequence ATGAGTTTACGTTACTTAACAGCGGGGGAAACGCACGGCCCCCAGCTTACAGCTATTATTGAAGGACTGCCCAGCAATTTGACACTTGATTTTGAAGAGCTTAACTTTCAACTGCAGCGGCGGCAAAAAGGGTACGGGCGGGGACGCCGGATGCAGATCGAAAAGGATTCGGCAGAAATCGTCGGCGGTGTCCGTCATGGTTACACCACGGGTGCTCCTGTAGCTCTGGTTGTGGAGAATAAGGATTGGACCCACTGGAAAAATATTATGAACATCGAGCCTATTCCCGGCAGCGATGAAGAGAAGCGGCGTGTGAACCGTCCCCGTCCCGGACATGCGGACCTGAACGGCGGACTGAAATATAATCTGACAGACCTCCGGAATGTGCTTGAGCGCTCCAGCGCCCGCGAAACGGCGGCCAGAGTGGCTGTAGGTGCCGTAGCCCGGCAGCTTTTGGCTGCGTTTGGCGTGAAGATTGCCGGACAGGTGATCCGTATCGGTGAAATTGAAGCGCCTGCAAATGATCTGCCGGTTGATGAGCTGATCGAGCAGACAGAAGCTTCTTCGGTGAGAGTTGTGGATAAAGAAACTGAGAAGAAGATGGAAGCTTACATAGATAAGATCAAGGAGGAAGGCGACTCCATCGGCGGCATCGTGGAATGTATCGTTGAAGGCCTGCCGGTCGGCCTGGGAAGCCATGTACAGTCCGACCGCAAGCTGGATGGTGCCATCGCCGGTGCAGTAATGTCCATCAACGCCTTCAAGGGTGTGGAAATCGGCATTGGTTTTGAGGCAGGCAAGCTGCGGGGCTCGCAGGTCCATGATGAGATCATGTATGAAGCATCCCGGGGGTACTACCGGGCGAGCAACCGTCTGGGCGGCTTTGAAGGCGGAATGACCAACGGGATGCCGGTTGTGGTCCGCGGAGTGATGAAGCCGATTCCGACGTTGTACAAACCGCTGCAGAGTGTCGATATCGACACGAAAGAGCCTTTTACCGCCCAGGTGGAACGTTCAGACGCCTGTGCTGTGCCGGCTGCATGTGTGGTGCTTGAGAATGTGGTGGCCTGGGAGATCGCCAAAGCCTTTATGGACAAGTTCGGCGGGGACTCCATTGAGGAGATCAGAGCCAACTACAACAATTACCAGGCACAGCTGGAGAGCTACTAA
- a CDS encoding UbiX family flavin prenyltransferase, with protein sequence MNELKPKNYVVGITGASGGIYGVRLARTLLALGHSVHLVVSNAGWRVFKEELGFAASDREGFLNEQFGSYPGSLHYHPVADIGASIASGSFRTEAMIIMPCSMGTLSAVAHGSSDNLMTRAADVMLKEGRPLVLVPRETPLHAIHLENMLKLSRLGVKMIPAMPAFYYGPTTVDDLVDFMVGKVLDSLNIEHSLFRRWGE encoded by the coding sequence ATGAATGAGCTTAAGCCGAAAAACTATGTCGTGGGCATCACGGGAGCCAGCGGCGGCATTTATGGCGTCCGGCTGGCCAGAACGCTGCTTGCGCTGGGACACTCGGTCCATCTAGTGGTAAGCAATGCCGGCTGGCGCGTATTTAAGGAAGAGCTGGGCTTTGCCGCCTCAGACCGGGAGGGCTTTCTGAACGAACAGTTCGGGAGCTATCCCGGTTCTCTGCATTATCACCCGGTTGCCGACATCGGGGCTTCCATTGCCAGCGGCTCCTTCCGCACAGAGGCCATGATTATTATGCCTTGCTCCATGGGAACTCTGTCAGCCGTGGCCCACGGCAGCTCGGATAACTTGATGACCCGGGCTGCGGATGTCATGCTGAAGGAAGGACGTCCGCTTGTGCTCGTACCCCGGGAGACACCGCTTCATGCGATTCACCTGGAAAATATGCTGAAGCTGTCCCGGCTCGGGGTAAAAATGATTCCGGCAATGCCTGCATTTTATTACGGCCCGACTACGGTGGATGACCTGGTTGACTTTATGGTGGGCAAAGTGCTGGACAGCCTGAACATTGAGCATTCATTATTTCGCAGATGGGGGGAATGA
- a CDS encoding demethylmenaquinone methyltransferase: protein MTIEKTTTIGDQGTKPKEQFVHSVFESIAGKYDLMNDILSFRRHKAWRKFTMRKMGMKRGDSAVDLCCGTCDWSIALAEASKTGCVMGLDFSAGMLEVGRRKVEARNLQDRISLVQGNAMELPFGDNSFDYATIGFGLRNVPDPVRVLNEMKRVVKPGGMVVCLELSKPMKQPFKGIYYFYFQRVLPLLGKLFAKRYEQYKWLPESLALFPDRKQLEVIFRETGLQKVESFPLTGGIAALHIGLKENCNA from the coding sequence ATGACTATAGAGAAAACTACTACAATCGGTGATCAAGGCACTAAACCCAAGGAGCAATTTGTCCATTCCGTGTTTGAGAGCATTGCCGGCAAATACGATCTGATGAATGACATCCTGAGCTTCCGCAGGCATAAGGCCTGGCGCAAATTCACCATGCGTAAGATGGGGATGAAGCGGGGCGACTCTGCGGTTGATCTGTGCTGCGGCACCTGTGACTGGAGCATTGCGCTCGCTGAAGCCAGCAAGACAGGCTGTGTCATGGGCCTGGACTTCAGTGCAGGCATGCTGGAGGTGGGCCGCCGGAAGGTGGAGGCACGCAATCTCCAGGACCGGATTTCCCTGGTACAGGGCAATGCCATGGAGCTGCCTTTCGGGGACAACTCCTTCGACTATGCGACCATAGGCTTCGGGCTCCGCAACGTGCCTGATCCCGTCCGGGTATTGAACGAAATGAAACGTGTGGTGAAGCCGGGAGGCATGGTGGTCTGCCTGGAATTATCCAAACCGATGAAGCAGCCGTTCAAAGGCATTTATTATTTCTATTTCCAGCGGGTGCTGCCGCTCCTTGGCAAACTTTTCGCGAAAAGATATGAGCAGTACAAATGGCTTCCGGAGTCATTAGCCTTGTTCCCGGACAGAAAACAGCTAGAAGTTATTTTCCGTGAAACCGGACTGCAAAAAGTGGAATCCTTTCCCTTGACCGGAGGCATCGCGGCACTACATATTGGGCTCAAGGAGAATTGTAATGCTTAA
- a CDS encoding heptaprenyl diphosphate synthase component 1 yields MKPYRIPQLAKPYTDYDMIQRHTELPPFSEGRGHLLYIFLSHGSPAGIKGGELYTLVTGLVQLGLDTHECIDRVQDEPGRDPMRSRQLKVLAGDYFSSWFYHLLAKREQIEMVGILSTAIADLNVMKAHLYSKMKGMFLSAEQYLRHTVQLNMRLFLSFTPMIEESLAELWEKLLAEFSQYETVLLELRRGGDPVNAMEGYCYWKVLESATEDERRLLQEQELDLKDWKKLKMKYKCDSLLTDKLHGSLGSIQGLLQGVKEENLFAELNAALDRLLQHMKISGQAAVEG; encoded by the coding sequence ATGAAACCGTACCGCATACCGCAACTGGCTAAACCTTATACCGACTACGACATGATTCAGCGGCATACGGAATTGCCGCCGTTCTCAGAAGGGCGTGGTCATTTGTTATATATTTTTTTAAGTCATGGCTCCCCGGCCGGCATAAAGGGCGGAGAGCTTTATACACTGGTGACCGGTCTCGTGCAGCTGGGGCTGGATACCCATGAGTGCATCGACCGTGTCCAGGACGAGCCGGGGAGAGATCCTATGCGCTCCCGCCAGCTTAAAGTTCTGGCCGGCGACTATTTCAGCAGCTGGTTTTATCATTTGCTGGCCAAACGGGAGCAGATTGAGATGGTCGGTATACTAAGCACCGCCATTGCCGATCTTAATGTGATGAAGGCTCATCTGTACAGCAAGATGAAGGGCATGTTCCTGTCTGCTGAACAATATTTGCGTCACACGGTACAGCTCAATATGAGGCTGTTCCTTTCTTTTACACCGATGATTGAGGAATCGCTTGCTGAGCTGTGGGAGAAGCTGCTCGCCGAATTCAGCCAGTATGAGACCGTCCTTCTGGAGCTCCGCCGCGGAGGCGACCCGGTAAATGCGATGGAAGGTTATTGCTACTGGAAAGTGCTGGAGTCGGCAACTGAGGATGAACGGCGGCTGCTTCAGGAGCAGGAGCTCGATCTCAAGGATTGGAAGAAGCTGAAGATGAAATACAAATGCGATTCTTTGCTGACAGACAAGCTGCATGGATCGCTCGGGTCCATTCAGGGACTGCTGCAGGGTGTGAAGGAGGAGAACCTGTTCGCCGAGCTGAATGCTGCGCTTGACCGCCTGCTTCAGCACATGAAAATTTCCGGACAAGCAGCCGTGGAGGGTTAG
- the aroB gene encoding 3-dehydroquinate synthase, with protein sequence MRSITVELGERSYPIHIGSGLLRDIGQHCVKAGFPLRSPLLIVSDSEVAPRYLPVVEAALRGEGYAVVSHVIPAGEASKSLAVYEEVITTAIQAGLDRSSAVLALGGGVVGDLAGFVAATFMRGIGFIQIPTTILAHDSSVGGKVAVNHPLAKNMIGAFYQPSLVLYDLDTLSTLPPRQISSGLAEVVKHGLILDRDFAYWCLEHASELLSLNTEALGYALERGCAIKAQVVSNDEREHGQRAFLNLGHTIGHAIEAVGGYGVFLHGEAIAIGMAGSALLAAKLGRERAIYEDTIAMLSALSLPVKLPAEYSEDELMEAMMHDKKFKEGKMTFIVPDSIGAVSIVNDVQPSAVREVLAQLKKEGSPW encoded by the coding sequence ATGCGCAGCATTACGGTAGAACTCGGTGAACGTTCCTATCCGATCCACATCGGAAGCGGACTCTTGCGTGACATTGGCCAGCATTGTGTGAAGGCCGGGTTCCCGCTCCGCAGTCCGCTGCTGATCGTCAGTGACAGCGAAGTGGCCCCGCGGTATCTTCCCGTGGTTGAGGCCGCCCTGCGCGGAGAAGGATATGCTGTAGTCAGTCATGTGATTCCGGCCGGAGAGGCCTCCAAATCACTGGCTGTGTATGAAGAAGTCATCACAACGGCAATCCAGGCCGGCCTGGACCGCAGTTCAGCCGTACTGGCGCTGGGCGGCGGTGTGGTAGGGGATCTGGCGGGATTTGTAGCCGCAACTTTCATGCGCGGAATAGGCTTCATTCAGATTCCTACTACCATATTGGCTCATGACAGCAGTGTAGGCGGCAAGGTGGCGGTGAATCACCCGCTGGCGAAGAATATGATTGGCGCCTTCTATCAGCCGTCGCTGGTGCTGTATGATTTGGATACCCTGAGCACGCTTCCGCCGCGCCAGATCTCTTCGGGACTGGCTGAAGTGGTGAAGCACGGTCTGATTCTGGACCGTGACTTTGCTTACTGGTGCCTTGAACATGCTTCTGAACTGCTCTCCCTGAATACAGAGGCATTGGGATACGCGCTGGAGCGGGGCTGTGCGATCAAGGCCCAGGTCGTCAGCAATGACGAGCGGGAGCATGGGCAAAGAGCGTTTCTGAACCTTGGGCATACGATCGGACACGCGATTGAAGCCGTAGGCGGATACGGTGTATTCCTGCACGGCGAAGCCATTGCCATCGGAATGGCAGGTTCTGCACTGCTCGCCGCCAAGCTTGGCCGGGAACGGGCGATTTATGAGGATACCATTGCCATGCTGTCAGCACTCTCGCTTCCCGTGAAATTGCCTGCGGAGTACAGCGAGGATGAGCTGATGGAAGCGATGATGCATGACAAGAAATTCAAGGAAGGCAAGATGACCTTTATCGTGCCGGATTCAATCGGCGCTGTCAGCATCGTGAATGATGTGCAGCCGAGCGCCGTCCGCGAGGTTCTCGCGCAGCTTAAGAAGGAGGGAAGCCCGTGGTAA
- the ndk gene encoding nucleoside-diphosphate kinase yields the protein MEQTYLMIKPDGVQRGLIGRIVARLEDKGFKLVAAKLIIITEEQAKKHYAEHEGKDFFPELVRFITSGPVFAMVWEGDDVIALSRLMIGKTKVGEALPGTIRGDYASHTPLNLIHGSDSPESAAREIANFFAPDEPADYNKDIAAWM from the coding sequence ATGGAGCAAACGTATCTGATGATAAAACCGGATGGGGTGCAGCGCGGATTGATTGGGCGGATTGTGGCCCGTCTGGAGGACAAAGGATTCAAGCTGGTTGCCGCGAAGCTGATCATCATTACAGAAGAGCAGGCGAAGAAGCATTACGCTGAACATGAAGGGAAGGATTTCTTTCCCGAATTAGTGCGCTTTATTACCTCTGGACCTGTATTTGCCATGGTCTGGGAAGGGGATGACGTAATCGCGCTGTCCCGGTTGATGATCGGCAAAACCAAGGTGGGGGAAGCTCTGCCGGGTACGATCCGCGGAGATTATGCCAGCCACACCCCTCTGAATTTGATTCATGGTTCGGATTCCCCGGAAAGTGCGGCACGTGAAATCGCCAATTTCTTTGCTCCGGATGAACCGGCGGATTACAACAAAGACATCGCGGCCTGGATGTAG
- a CDS encoding polyprenyl synthetase family protein yields the protein MKRMQMFGLLNKDMDQIEKELYRSVQGDDDLLTETSLHLLKAGGKRLRPVFVLMGGKFGQYDLEKLKRVAIPLELIHSASLVHDDVIDDAELRRGELTVKAKWGDKIAMYTGDYIYAKALVMTSELGNPRIHQILSKAMVEMSIGEMEQIRDFFNSEQSVRHYLRRIRRKTALLIAISCQLGALAADAEPNTARLLYDYGYNVGMAFQIRDDLLDLSGTEKQIGKPPGSDMRQGNITLPVIYSLEDQRLRSALLTELASIREGNSGVGRAIDLILSGEGIARAEELASRYIAKALEALDQLPNNRTKRNLKDIAFFVTGRSY from the coding sequence ATGAAACGAATGCAAATGTTTGGCTTGCTGAACAAGGATATGGATCAGATCGAAAAAGAGCTCTACCGCAGCGTACAGGGGGACGATGATCTGCTGACAGAAACGTCCCTGCACCTGCTGAAGGCAGGCGGCAAAAGGCTGCGCCCGGTCTTTGTGCTGATGGGCGGCAAATTCGGGCAATATGACCTGGAGAAGCTAAAGCGTGTTGCCATACCGCTGGAGCTGATCCACAGCGCCTCGCTGGTTCACGACGATGTCATCGACGATGCAGAGCTGCGGCGCGGAGAGCTGACGGTCAAAGCGAAATGGGGCGATAAAATCGCCATGTATACCGGGGACTATATATATGCCAAGGCGCTGGTAATGACCTCGGAGCTGGGCAATCCGCGAATACACCAGATCCTCTCCAAGGCGATGGTGGAAATGTCCATCGGAGAGATGGAGCAGATCCGTGACTTCTTCAACAGCGAGCAGAGCGTGCGCCATTATCTGCGGCGCATCCGCCGCAAGACGGCGCTGCTGATTGCCATCAGCTGCCAGCTTGGTGCGCTGGCCGCGGATGCGGAGCCGAATACGGCCAGGCTGCTCTATGATTACGGATATAACGTCGGCATGGCGTTCCAGATCCGTGACGATCTGCTCGATCTTTCCGGGACGGAGAAGCAAATCGGCAAACCTCCGGGCAGCGACATGCGGCAGGGCAATATTACACTGCCGGTGATATACAGCCTGGAAGACCAGCGGCTGCGGAGTGCGCTGCTTACAGAGCTGGCTTCCATCCGTGAAGGCAATAGCGGCGTGGGGCGCGCCATCGATCTGATTCTGTCGGGTGAAGGCATTGCCAGGGCAGAAGAGCTGGCATCCCGCTACATTGCCAAGGCGCTTGAGGCGCTGGACCAGCTGCCGAACAACCGGACGAAGCGCAATTTGAAGGATATTGCTTTTTTTGTGACAGGGCGGTCTTATTAA
- the aroH gene encoding chorismate mutase, producing MVNRGIRGATTVTNNEENEILRETVVLLREIVERNDVIAEDICSVWITVTGDLDATFPARAIREIEGWDLVPLMCSVEIPVKGGLPKCIRLMVQVNTDKSQRDIRHVYLNEARKLRPDLSQQK from the coding sequence GTGGTAAACCGGGGAATACGCGGTGCAACAACCGTAACCAACAATGAGGAAAACGAGATCTTGCGCGAAACGGTTGTACTGCTGCGCGAGATTGTGGAGCGAAATGATGTCATAGCGGAAGATATCTGCAGCGTGTGGATTACGGTGACGGGAGATCTGGACGCCACCTTTCCGGCGCGGGCCATCCGGGAAATTGAAGGCTGGGACCTGGTGCCGCTGATGTGCTCCGTGGAGATTCCCGTCAAAGGCGGCCTGCCGAAGTGCATCCGGCTTATGGTGCAGGTCAACACCGATAAATCGCAGCGGGATATCCGCCACGTCTATTTGAATGAAGCCCGGAAGCTCCGTCCGGATCTCTCACAGCAGAAGTAA